A single region of the Nocardioides sp. W7 genome encodes:
- a CDS encoding DMT family transporter: MSTSRRTSLVATLVLLAMTASWGSTFFLIKDLLDRVPTLDFLALRFAIAGLVMTAVAPRALARLSAESRRRAVVLGGVYGVAQILQTAGLAHTPASVSGFITGMYVVCTPLLAAVLLRTRITPLAWAAVALAATGLGVLTLDGFSVGYGEAITLVAAVLYALHIVALGAWANAREALGMSIVQLLVIAVICLVATAPDGVVLPDNGRDWLSIVYMALVAGALALIGQTWAQSHLPPTRSAIVMSMEPVFAAFFAVLLGGESLTGRMVTGGLLVLAAMLVVEAAPRRKVEGEVQHLAV; encoded by the coding sequence GTGAGCACCTCCCGTCGGACCTCCCTGGTCGCGACGCTCGTCCTGCTGGCCATGACGGCGAGCTGGGGATCGACGTTCTTCCTGATCAAGGATCTGCTGGACCGGGTCCCGACGCTGGACTTCCTGGCGTTGCGCTTCGCGATCGCGGGCCTGGTGATGACGGCGGTGGCACCGCGGGCGCTGGCCCGGCTCTCCGCGGAGTCACGGCGGCGGGCGGTCGTCCTCGGCGGCGTGTACGGCGTCGCGCAGATCCTGCAGACCGCGGGGCTCGCCCACACGCCGGCGAGCGTGTCGGGCTTCATCACCGGCATGTACGTCGTCTGCACCCCGCTGCTCGCCGCCGTGCTGCTGCGGACCCGGATCACCCCGCTGGCCTGGGCGGCCGTCGCGCTCGCCGCCACCGGGCTGGGCGTGCTGACCCTGGACGGCTTCTCGGTGGGGTACGGCGAGGCGATCACGCTGGTCGCCGCGGTGCTGTACGCGCTGCACATCGTCGCGCTCGGTGCCTGGGCGAACGCGCGCGAGGCGCTCGGGATGTCGATCGTGCAGCTGCTGGTGATCGCGGTGATCTGCCTGGTCGCGACCGCGCCGGACGGCGTCGTGCTGCCCGACAACGGCCGCGACTGGCTCTCGATCGTCTACATGGCCCTGGTCGCCGGCGCCCTCGCGCTGATCGGCCAGACCTGGGCGCAGTCCCACCTGCCCCCGACCCGCAGTGCCATCGTGATGAGCATGGAGCCGGTCTTCGCCGCGTTCTTCGCCGTGCTGCTCGGCGGCGAGTCGCTCACCGGCCGGATGGTCACCGGCGGGCTGCTCGTGCTCGCCGCCATGCTGGTCGTCGAGGCCGCGCCCCGACGCAAGGTCGAGGGCGAGGTCCAGCACCTCGCGGTCTGA
- the aroF gene encoding 3-deoxy-7-phosphoheptulonate synthase → MSPDATDEDVANVVARVEGVGGEAFVSKGVVRTIIGLVGDIDSFHHLNLRTLKGVADVHRISDPYKLVSRQHHADRSTVWVGRDGHRVPIGPDSFTFLAGPCAVETAEQTLESALMAKSAGATILRGGAFKPRTSPYAFQGLGVPGLEILASVREATGLPVVTEVVDARDVPVVAEYADMLQIGTRNMANFGLLQAAGDAGKPVLLKRGMTATIEEWLMAAEYIAQRGNLDVVLCERGIRTFEPATRNTLDISAVPVVQAASHLPIIVDPSHAAGRKDLVVPLSRAAIAVGADGVIVDVHPDPETALCDGPQALLGTELRELAQAVRKLPAVVGRVDARSLVRTD, encoded by the coding sequence ATGTCCCCGGACGCCACCGACGAGGACGTCGCCAACGTCGTCGCCCGGGTCGAGGGAGTCGGAGGCGAGGCCTTCGTCAGCAAGGGCGTCGTCCGGACCATCATCGGCCTGGTCGGCGACATCGACTCCTTCCACCACCTCAACCTGCGCACCCTGAAGGGTGTCGCGGACGTGCACCGCATCTCCGACCCCTACAAGCTCGTCAGCCGCCAGCACCACGCCGACCGGTCCACGGTCTGGGTGGGCCGCGACGGCCACCGGGTCCCGATCGGGCCCGACAGCTTCACCTTCCTCGCGGGTCCGTGCGCGGTCGAGACGGCCGAGCAGACGCTGGAGTCGGCGCTGATGGCGAAGTCGGCCGGCGCCACGATCCTGCGCGGCGGTGCCTTCAAGCCGCGGACCTCGCCGTACGCCTTCCAGGGCCTGGGCGTCCCCGGTCTGGAGATCCTCGCGAGCGTCCGCGAGGCGACCGGCCTCCCGGTGGTGACCGAGGTGGTCGACGCCCGGGACGTGCCGGTGGTGGCGGAGTACGCCGACATGCTGCAGATCGGCACCCGCAACATGGCCAACTTCGGGCTGCTCCAGGCGGCGGGCGACGCCGGCAAGCCGGTGCTGCTCAAGCGCGGGATGACCGCGACCATCGAGGAGTGGCTGATGGCGGCCGAGTACATCGCCCAGCGCGGCAACCTCGACGTCGTGCTGTGCGAGCGCGGCATCCGGACCTTCGAGCCGGCCACCCGCAACACCCTGGACATCTCCGCCGTGCCGGTGGTCCAGGCGGCCAGCCACCTGCCGATCATCGTCGACCCCTCGCATGCCGCGGGTCGCAAGGACCTCGTGGTGCCGCTGTCGCGGGCGGCCATCGCGGTCGGCGCCGACGGCGTCATCGTCGACGTCCACCCGGACCCGGAGACCGCCCTGTGCGACGGGCCGCAGGCGCTGCTCGGCACCGAGCTGCGCGAGCTCGCGCAGGCGGTGCGCAAGCTGCCCGCGGTGGTCGGGCGGGTGGACGCGAGGAGCCTGGTCCGGACCGACTGA
- a CDS encoding deoxyribonuclease IV: MPTSPAATRNPVGTHVIVGKGLVAGALASAEELGCETFQVFVGNPRGWALSAGKPAEDAAFRAAIAERAMRVFVHAPYLVNLGSPTAATYEKSVASVAHNLRRAAEIGAEGVVVHTGSFVDPSDGDSSARYDAAMRQVREGLLPLLDALGDSEDSPWLLLEPTAGQGRSLCAGVEDLAPYLAALDDHPRAGICLDTCHVFAAGAPLDEPGGTTATVDRIVEIGGPGRLRLVHANDSMDVRGAFKDRHQQLGQGHIGVEAFAELLAHPATEGVPFVLETPGSRDAGNPDIALLKKLRDP; the protein is encoded by the coding sequence GTGCCGACCTCCCCCGCCGCGACCCGCAACCCCGTCGGCACCCACGTGATCGTCGGCAAGGGGCTGGTCGCCGGCGCCCTCGCCTCCGCCGAGGAGCTGGGCTGCGAGACGTTCCAGGTCTTCGTCGGCAACCCGCGCGGCTGGGCGCTGTCGGCCGGCAAGCCCGCCGAGGACGCGGCGTTCCGGGCCGCGATCGCCGAGCGGGCGATGCGGGTGTTCGTGCACGCGCCGTACCTGGTCAACCTCGGCTCGCCGACCGCCGCGACGTACGAGAAGTCGGTCGCCTCGGTCGCCCACAACCTCAGGCGGGCCGCCGAGATCGGCGCCGAGGGCGTGGTCGTGCACACCGGGTCGTTCGTGGATCCGTCCGACGGCGACTCCTCCGCGCGGTACGACGCCGCGATGCGCCAGGTCCGCGAGGGCCTGCTGCCGCTGCTCGACGCGCTCGGCGACTCCGAGGACTCCCCCTGGCTGCTGCTCGAGCCGACCGCCGGGCAGGGCCGGTCCCTGTGCGCGGGCGTCGAGGACCTGGCGCCGTACCTCGCCGCCCTCGACGACCACCCCAGGGCCGGGATCTGCCTGGACACCTGCCACGTCTTCGCCGCCGGCGCGCCGCTCGACGAGCCCGGCGGCACCACCGCGACCGTCGACCGGATCGTCGAGATCGGCGGTCCGGGCCGGCTGCGGCTGGTGCACGCGAACGACTCGATGGACGTGCGCGGCGCGTTCAAGGACCGGCACCAGCAGCTCGGCCAGGGCCACATCGGCGTCGAGGCGTTCGCCGAGCTGCTCGCCCACCCCGCGACCGAGGGCGTGCCGTTCGTGCTGGAGACGCCCGGCTCGCGCGACGCCGGCAACCCCGACATCGCGCTGCTGAAGAAGCTGCGCGACCCGTGA